The following DNA comes from Brassica oleracea var. oleracea cultivar TO1000 chromosome C5, BOL, whole genome shotgun sequence.
ATACACTGGACGAAGAATCCGAAAGGGGCGAGTCCAGCTGGGGTTGACTATAAGACGAAGTTTCGGCGTAGAAACTTTTCGCGCTTGGCTGGCAAGAGTAACTTCCCCGTCCGTGATCTACATCTGTTTCTTTAACATGGTCTTCAGTATTCAAACCAAACATCAATCCCTGATTATCATGATCCACATCTGTCTCCATCAAATGATCTCTGGTGGACTCCTCAGCTTCTGTTACTAAAGCAGGAGCATCTTCACAATGACCATCGACTACAGAAGTAGCAGCCTCTGCACAGCTTGCACCTTCCAGCTCTTCTTTCTGAGCAGATTTGTCTTGGCAAACTGAAAGCATTTAAACAAGTTCATAAGCATTCATATATGATACAAATACATATAAATACATACACAACCAAACTGAGGCATAGTGCAAATCATCATATTGCATTTAGCATCAAGTGTTCGTTCTATTGTACACTAGATTGCGAAAAATTGAGATAGTTCAAATCATTCTCAGGTTAGTTTAACTCGTCTCAACTAGGGAGAGAAAATCTATATCACTTTACGGAAGAAGGAGAGGAAAAACTTACCGCTTTGGACTCGTTGGCGTTGAAGAACCGGAGAAATGGACGGGCTAGGGTTTGTGAATTTTTCCAGCAACTTTCCAGAAGCGGACTCGGCGAGCTCGTCCTCTTCGTTGAAATCGAAGACTTCGAGACCTTTCTTCATCGCTACGAGGAAGCCTCTCCGGGGGGAAACAGAGAATCCAAGCCGGAGATCGGAGATTTGCGATCGGAAATCGAAGGGTCGAGTGAGAGAGAGAGAGAAACGCCAAAACGAAACAAGTCAAACAACGAATGCCACCGCGTCTGTACTCCACGCGCGTATGTAACTTTAAACCGTTTATTAAAAATAATCCAGCCTACGAAATTACATATATACCCTTAGTCTTCGCAGTGAGCTCGTTTAAAAACAAAAAAAAAAAAAAGNNNNNNNNNNNNNNNNNNNNNNNNNNNNNNNNNNNNNNNNNNNNNNNNNNNNNNNNNNNNNNNNNNNNNNNNNNNNNNNNNNNNNNNNNNNNNNNNNNNNNNNNNNNNNNNNNNNNNNNNNNNNNNNNNNNNNNNNNNNNNNNNNNNNNNNNNNNNNNNNNNNNNNNNNNNNNNNNNNNNNNNNNNNNNNNTTTAAAAAAAAAAAAAAAAAAAAGTGGAGACGTGGAAGCCATCGTTGAAACATACAAACTTGGAACTCAGTTTAGCAACAGAGAAGAAGAGAGATTTGAGTTTTTGAAGAAGTCATGGATATGTCGGGAAGAAGCTTGACTTGCGTTGTCGTGGCGGTAGATGGAAGCCAGGTGAGCATGGAAGCTCTGAGGTGGGCACTGGACAACCTCAAGCTCTCATCGTCTTCTTCCGAGTCATCATTTGTTGTCCTACATGTCCAGCCTTCGCCTTCTGTTGCTGCAGGCGTTAGCCCCGGCACTATACCTTTCGGTGGTCCCAGTTGAGTCTCCTTACTAATAAGACTTTGCGACTGTGTATGATATGATCTTTAATTATATTGTGTTTGCTGAGTTGACTATTGAAATAACATTGCGATGAAGGTGGTCTAGAGGTTCCTGCTTTCACCGCTGCCATCGAACAACATCACAAACGGATCACAGATACTATCATGGATCACGCTCGTCTGATTTTTGCAGATAGATCGGTGAGTACGTACATGTGACATATACTTGATATCCATTAGAGATTAGTTAGAATATGGAGATATTACTTGTGTGTGATCTATTTAAGTTTATTGATTTGATGAGAAACGTTGTGATGATGATTTACTTACCCTCTCAGGTGAATGTGAAAACGCAAGTGGTGGTTGGTGATCCTAAGTATAAGATTTGCGAGACTGTTGAGAATTTGCACGCTGATCTGCTTGTCATTGGTTCTCGGGCTCATGGCCGCATTAAGAGGTACCAACAATCTCTTCTTCCACACACAGTAGTATCTTGCCTCTGTGGTGGTAAACTGATGAAAACTACAAATTAAAAATCAAATGGCGTTTGATATTGGTTGCTTTGCTGAATGACTTGTCCCTTACTGATCACTTCTGACTGTTGATTCTCAACTCACGGTCCGTAACATCTTTGCCAGTGTTGAATTCAGTATTTGTTTTGGTTTCTTTCCAACAGGATGTTTTTGGGAAGTGTAAGCAACTACTGCAGCAACCATGTGCACTGCCCTGTTGTTATAATTAAACCCAAGGGGGATTCTTCTGAATAATCAGGTATACAAGTTTTACCTTTGACAGTTCACACCTTCGTGATTGTCATCAGTCTTATTAATCCACATTCTCTTAATAGTGTTTTCCTTAAAACCTTTATATCTCTAGCTTTTTATCAATGTCAGTGTCCGTCTAACCGAGTTATCCAATCATCTCTTCGCTTCTCAGGAGATATGTACATATGCAAAGGGATATCAAATCCATCTGTGTGAGTTTGTGAACTATGTGAAGCTATGGAAGCAGAAAAGCAAAGAATCCACCTTCTTACTTCTTAAAGCATTAGTGTGAATGTAAAAATTAATAAGAGCTATAGAAACATTGGTTGGCTCAGTCTCAGGTTCAGGCTCAGTATATGTGCTGTGCTGTACTCATATTCATCGTTTATTTGTTTTTTTGAATATGGTGATGATTTACAGAGCTAACTGTTTGAACCAAATCACATGATTTTGTGGCATTGGATAACAATCATGGAAAAGAAACTGAGAAGTTTTGTAGCCGGGGTCTTATTAAGTCAACGACAGGCTTCTATTGCCATTGTTTGTAGACTTTATTCTCCTATACAAAACCGAGAAGCTTCCACGCAGCAAGAGTGCTCTGTTTATGCTTTGTTTTCCCCAATTTTATTTTCTCGGAGCGCCTTTCATCTGGCTCTTTTGAAGAGGGAAGGTTTCAACTTTTGAGAAACGGGGTAACATGGCCTGCATCTATCA
Coding sequences within:
- the LOC106294618 gene encoding universal stress protein YxiE; this encodes MDMSGRSLTCVVVAVDGSQVSMEALRWALDNLKLSSSSSESSFVVLHVQPSPSVAAGVSPGTIPFGGPSGLEVPAFTAAIEQHHKRITDTIMDHARLIFADRSVNVKTQVVVGDPKYKICETVENLHADLLVIGSRAHGRIKRMFLGSVSNYCSNHVHCPVVIIKPKGDSSE